The window GTGGATTTATGGCAGTGGACAGAAGAACAATGACGGGAAGTGGGAACTAGACTTGGGAACGGGGAATTTAAAAtgctattaaaattttaaattaaaattggGAATtgcattttaaaatttaaattgcaAATCGACTTAGGTTTTCAGTAGTACTAAAATCCCAGAGGCACAGGACGATTTGGAGTGACTAGCAGTGATCAAATTATTGGCCACGAATCAACCAGAAAGCTCATAAACCCCTACTACCTAATAATTTCACAGGACAGTAAAACACACGAGTAGCTCACCATcgccgagggagagaggcgcgggcggctccTCGCCGGGGGgctgcggcgacgacggggacgaCGAGCGCGAGGCGGACCTCGACATGGTcccccgcggcgcggcgctcgggAGGGGCCGCGGGGTCGACGAGCACCCTCGGGACGGGGACCCTGTGGGGGACGGGTTCCCCGGCGAgcgagaaggagaggaggaggagcgagtcgtcgaggcggaggtcggcggcggagagctCTGGGCGGAAGAGGTAgaggcgtcgtcgccggcaacgGCGGCCATTTCGGTCGCGAAGGTCCAGGCGGAGGAGTTTGAAGTCAGGCCGAGCTTTAATAAGAGAAGCCCAGCCCACTCTACATAATAAAAGAAGCCCAGCCCACTACCTAATGAAACGAGCCCAgccaataaaataaaagaagctCAGCCCACTACATAATGAAACGAGCCCAgccaataaaataaaagaagccCAGCCCACTCTACATAATGAAGCGAGCCCAgccaataaaataaaagaagccTAGCccactaataataataattgtttAACAAGCGTCAGACGTGTTGGTTACGTACGCGGACTCGTGGAGTACTACACATATGTGTGCAGGTGCAGCACATTGCGACCCCGACCGCAACCCAATTAGGCGCGGCCGCGATGAACGACGACGTGGTGGCTGAGATCCTCTTGCGGTTGCCGGCGAAGAGCGTCCTCCGgtgccgcgccgtctgccgGAGCTGGCGCCGCATCACCACCGCCGACTACTTCGTCGCCGCccactcccgccgccggccgctgcaGCTCCTCGGCTACACGGGGCCCAACGACGAGTCGCTGCGCGACGACGAATTCTTGGTCACCTCCGCCCCGGTCACCGCCGTCCCAGCCGTCTACGACGGGACGACACGGAGTGCCGGCGATTTCTGCGGCGCAACGTGCGCCTGTGCCTCCGTGGATCCTGCGACGGGCTCCTGCTGTTCGAGCAGGTGAACGCCGAGACCATGCTCATCTGCAACCCGGCGACACGGCAGCTCGTCAATCTGCCGCCGGTGAGCactggcggcgtcgtcgtcgaccggaACGACCTCCGGCTCCACTCTTCCGCCTTCTACTTCCACCGGCCGTCCGGCGAGTACCGCGTGCTGTGCTACCGGAAGGGCACCAACTACATCCTCTCCACCGGCTCCGGcgaggcgcggcggctcggcccCGTCCCCGACCAGCAACGCAGGACTTGCTCCTTCTCCGCCGTGACCGTCGGCAAGACGGTCGGCGAGAGCGTGTACTGGGACCGCCGTGAGGTCGACGATCGGAGCCGGATAATGGCGTTCGACACGGTGTCGGAGAGGTTCCGGgcggtcgcgccgccgccggtggagcATGCCGACGAAGGCCCGCTGCTGGACATGCATGGACGGCACGCTCGCCGTGGCGGCGATGCCGGCGGAGCCGTACCTGGACGTGTGGGccagagacggcggcggcggcgagaggtggGTGCGGCGCCTCCGGGTGGAGCTGCCGGCGGGATATTATTCCAAGGAGTTGAAGCCTCGGGGGCTTGGTAGAGCTATCTTGGACGACGCGGGTCTACTGCTTGTCACCTTGTCCTGCAGATGGGGCTTGGTGTACGACACCAAGGAGAAGAGGATGCTCAGCTGCTCTCATCGTAGCAGAAGCAATCCGTGGAATGCAGCTTACCGGGAGAGCCTCATCACGGTGAAACCTTGCACACCCCCGCTCCCGCTAAACTCTGAGCCATGGTTAAATTTCtactagtggttgcagtgataTGAGTAGCGCCCCAATATCTCAAGTTCAAATTTttataggagcgaatttcagattggattATTTAAgagctaagttcctaatttaaaaaggcTGCATATATAGTTGGATGTAAAGGCTAGATAAAAAAACCCTACTAACAAAAATTACTGTCCACGAGCATACTGTCGACACATCGGTGACGGAGCCGCCGGTGAGGAAGTCGGCGTCGGGGGAGGAGAGTACGCAGGGGCCTCTCCGGTGAGATGCCAACGTCTCCATGGCGGATACCACCTTGCTCGTGTCGTGACTCATGAgggttttgtttttgttttttttccttttttgttctttttttttttaccgtggGGTTTTGGGGGCTAAAGAAGAAGATGGTTACGTGTATGTACAGCTGGGTccagttctaaaaaaaatacagctGGGTCCCCGGGTCCACCGGCAGTGAAACAATTCCGGTGGACCAAGTCTATGGCAAAGCTAGCCGTGTGGCATAGGGCCCACGAATTAGTAGCTGGGTTCACGTGGACCAGCAACAGTAACCCAACTAGAGTTATATCTCTTGAACAGAGGCACAAGCGAGAAAATTGCACATCTACCATTCCATAAGAATGGCTTCGCTAGAATACCATTATGAAAATGGGCTTCGCTAGAATACCATCCTCAATCAGAGTGTCTTCGCCAAAATGCCATCCTGGACGGAAATGCCCCTGGCTCTTCTTTTTCCTCCATCCCGTGCGTgaagagctcgccggcgaccatggccagctccaccgccgcgccaccgatGCTGCCTTGCCGACTGCGATTGGGGTGTTGCTCTCCCTGCCATCCCCGCCAGTGCCGACGGCGGGCGCGGGCTCCAGCGGAGGGCTGCACGGTGGCGGCAGGTGCGATCGACGGCGGCAAGCGCGGGCTCCGGTGGAGGGCTGGTCGATGGCGGCAGGCGCGGTTGACGGCAGCGGGCGTGGGCTCCAGCGGAGGGCTGCgcggtggcgacgaggaggcggcggccaggAGCGGCGCCACCGGCTCCCCGTGCATGCGCGTCAGCCGGAtcctcgccgtcgctgccggaGTCCTTCCGTGATGACCTCAGCTGCACGAGCACACCACTCTACCGTCGGCAAGGCGGCATCGGTGGCACGGAGGTGTAGCTGGCCATGGTCGCTGGCGAGCTCTTCACGCgtgggatggaggaagaagaagagccaGGGGCATTTTCATCCAGGATGGCATTTTGGCAAAGACACTCTGGTTGAGGATGGTATTCCAACGAAGCCTGTTTTCATAATAGTATTCTAGCGAAGCCATTCTTATGGgatggtagatatgcaattttctcggcACAAGTTGAATAACCTAACCTAAGGCTATTGCTTCTGTAGAGGTTAGAACATTTCATCACACTTTTCTAAACCTCTATGATCAAGCAGAACCATAATCCCAGAAGGAAGATGCCCCCAACTTAAAACCAAGAGAATATGAAAATGCAAGGCACGTTTGAGGTAATTTGCACAGATCATATGAACATAATCAGTTGCATCGAGGCACATGAATCCGTTGCATACAGATGTAAGAAGAAACTGACAACTTATACAGTATGCCAACAGACACCCATTCCAAACTTATGCAAAGACAAGAGACGTGCAAATCGATTCGTCATGAATCATGATTCTTACATaggtaaaaaaaatggaatgcgATGGTTTCACTGCTACTAAATGCTAAGTACTGTGTGAAGTAGATTGCCAGATGGTTGAACCACCTACCACCGGAAATATACTGAACCGAATTCACTGGTAGCTGGGTCTACCGTTACTCCATTTTGATGTCACACTGTCTTTTGACAGCAGAAGATAAGCTCAATGTCTTGCAGTTTATCGAGATGGTCAATGTGTTCACTGAAAGAACAATAAACTGTGCATGGAAAGGTATTAGGACATTGGGACATGATCACATGATCTAAGTTTATCAAATTTTCAAGTCAATGCTCTGGAGACGAGAGGAACATTCTCTAGAGAGAAAAGCAACAAAGTGGAACTTTATCCCTACCTGAGCTTAGGCTTCCAATAAATTCATCTATTTGGTGCCTCATCATGTACAACTCTTCAGCCCTACATTTGGATGATCACTCCTCTATTATCCTGCGTGCTGGGAAAAGCAGAAGTTCAAAATGGTGGCAGAATAAGAGTAAATAAACAATGTATACTCATTTGCACACAACAGACTTGCCCAAGTGCAACAGTTGCCAATGAAGCTGGCCAAAATTGATATCGAACTATGATTTAGACAAAGTATGACACTGTGCAAATAATCGAATGTACTAACGTTGGGTTTCCCCAGAGGCGGCGCAGATGAAGGTCCCAATCTAGCACAAATCAATGGGATGTGCAGCTGTGCACAACATTCATCATCAACTGTCGCTTCAGTTCACATCGAATCCCTATACAAAAATAAGCAAGAACGATTAGTTCAGCATTCAGAAAAACTTACATTAAGTTGTATGAATCAAGCTGTATTGCATATATATTGTTGCAAACATAGTTTCGAACGTCTCAGAATAGTATAGAGCTTTAAAATCAGATCAATTGCATTTGGGCCCAAACCAGTAAAACTTACCTATGTATAGCTTAACACCCATTCACAGGGAATCTGAAAGTTTAGAATAGAGTATTAAAAACCCCACAATATAACTGAACGTTGTTGTTTTAATGGCAAAAGAAAACAGGGATTGCTCTAGTTTCAAAAGCTGCAATTCATTGTAGTACACCGACATCTGAATGCCCAGTTTAAAGgtagatttgttttttcttatgCTGGATTGTATGAATTCGACATAATTTATATAAAGAATTATCATTCATTTGCCAATCATAACTATTATACTGTTAGTCCAAACTCCAAAGAAGAGTAAATATAACAGCACAATGCACTGAACATGTGAGATGTTGAGCGCAACAATAGTGTGGCAAACACATGCTGCTCATGTACTTAATTGCAAAACTTACCAGATATAGGGTTAGATCCTTTGACATGTCTTTCTTGACATAATTGCTTTAATCATAACTCTTTCTGAAAGGTAGCCTAAAATAGCAACACTGcacagcaaaacaaaaaaaaaacctattatATGCAAAAATCTACTATATAGTAGTGCTGTCATGTAACGATGATCTTAAAGTGCCAACATACATGATATTTAGTGGGTTGTAGAACAAAAGAAGTGCTTGGACAGTATGAACCTCAGACAGGTAATCTAGCGCATGTGTTAACATATCAGTGGATCTTTCGATGAATAGAGAGTACAACATTCAACCAAAGAGTGGTTATGAGTTATCAATGAAGATGAAATGAAATTTGTTGCCTTATTATACTCACCTTTCATATGTTGCGATCTACTTATATGTTAACCATCCATATTGAAGCTTACAACATATGTGCTTTCAAGTTGTATTAGCTAGTTACAAGCAAGTTCTAAAACTTATTATCATTCATAAGCTTCTACTGTCTGCATGTAATCTAGGGTAAAGAGAAACTTACTCAGCCAGTGTTTTCTAGTACATAAATGTCATCATTCTGCTGCTGCTTATTCTCATAAACGTTGCCTCTTTGACCCCATCCTGTCTTCACTCTCTTGGTGATTTTCATGACTGTGCGAGCACTGTCATCTCTGTTGAATCAGCAACAAAATCAATCCGTTGCAGCTCAAGTTCGACACACAAAGGTAGAAAGTGCAGACCTATTTTTCTAGACAGGATAA of the Oryza sativa Japonica Group chromosome 2, ASM3414082v1 genome contains:
- the LOC107276605 gene encoding putative F-box protein At3g10240 is translated as MVPRGAALGRGRGVDEHPRDGDPVGDGFPGEREGEEEERVVEAEVGGGELWAEEVQHIATPTATQLGAAAMNDDVVAEILLRLPAKSVLRCRAVCRSWRRITTADYFVAAHSRRRPLQLLGYTGPNDESLRDDEFLVTSAPVNAETMLICNPATRQLVNLPPVSTGGVVVDRNDLRLHSSAFYFHRPSGEYRVLCYRKGTNYILSTGSGEARRLGPVPDQQRRTCSFSAVTVGKTVGESVYWDRREVDDRSRIMAFDTVSERFRAVAPPPVEHADEGPLLDMHGRHARRGGDAGGAVPGRVGQRRRRRREMGLGVRHQGEEDAQLLSS